Proteins encoded together in one Lathyrus oleraceus cultivar Zhongwan6 chromosome 5, CAAS_Psat_ZW6_1.0, whole genome shotgun sequence window:
- the LOC127081145 gene encoding uncharacterized protein LOC127081145, which produces MFRKLEINIPFSEALKQMPIYVKLMKDIISKKHTIDTEPILLTETCSAILQGMKIPVKNKDRGSVTIPRTIRDTSFKKELINLGASVSLIPLSIYKKLGIGTVQDTRMKLQFADHSMKRPYSVLEDVLVKIDKFVFPVDFVILEMLEDEEIPLILGRPFPETGKCMINIKEGTRPSKFMMKR; this is translated from the coding sequence ATGTTTAGAAAGCTAGAAATCAAcattccattctctgaggcacttAAGCAGATGCCCATATATGTGAAGCTCATGAAGGACATTATCTCAAAGAAACACACCATTGACACTGAACCTATACTcctaactgaaacttgtagtgcaattttgcagggtatgaagatccCAGTCAAAAATAAAGATAGAGGTTCTGTCACCATTCCACGCACCATTAGAGATACATCATTCAAAAAGGAACTTATTAATTtgggagctagtgtgagcctTATTCCTTTATCCATATACAAGAAGCTGGGAATAGGAACGGTTCAGGATACCAGGATGAAACTCCAGTTTGCAGATCATTCAATGAAGAGACCTTATAGTGTACTTGAAGATGTTTTGGTTAAGATAGACAAATTTGTGTTCCCTGTTGATTTTGTGATCCTTGAGATGCTAGAGGATGAAGAGATCCCTCTGATTCTGGGGAGACCTTTCCCAGAAACAGGGAAATGTATGATAAACATTAAGGAAGGAACCAGACCCTCAAAGTTTATGATGAAGAGATAA